The following coding sequences are from one Sphingobium sp. V4 window:
- a CDS encoding helix-turn-helix domain-containing protein: MAQVESNKAKIAKRVIEVLEFFDENHPQATVMDIVRRFDRPQSSTSELLSSLVDLGLLHKDPCSRSYSPTPRAAMLAAAVQPRLVRDGGLTGLIDRLSAQTGLGVAVFGMVGLKVQVVHWRGGKRSFRTAGPGFCGGQQDYLSDSAAGWLMLSTVTEPRRGGMIRRLNAEASEDRKFATADMVGQVQRCRDEAHVSGRAGFGSIADVTAVLLPNMPESQPLAIGFVYEPSDQIDAEGLLATLKDAVRRCVEEPAPASVSPLFDARQPQFEVSHG, encoded by the coding sequence ATGGCTCAAGTCGAGTCCAACAAGGCGAAGATCGCCAAGCGCGTTATCGAAGTGCTTGAATTCTTCGACGAAAATCACCCGCAGGCCACGGTGATGGACATTGTCCGTCGCTTCGACCGGCCCCAGTCAAGCACCTCGGAATTGCTGTCCAGCCTGGTCGACCTGGGCCTGCTGCACAAGGACCCCTGCTCGCGCTCCTACTCGCCCACGCCGCGCGCGGCGATGCTGGCCGCCGCAGTGCAGCCGCGTCTGGTGCGCGATGGCGGGCTGACCGGCCTGATCGACCGGCTTTCGGCGCAGACCGGCCTGGGCGTCGCCGTTTTCGGCATGGTCGGGCTGAAGGTGCAGGTCGTCCACTGGCGCGGCGGCAAGCGCAGCTTCCGCACCGCCGGCCCCGGTTTCTGCGGCGGGCAGCAAGATTATCTGTCCGACTCCGCCGCCGGCTGGCTGATGCTGTCGACCGTCACCGAGCCGCGGCGCGGCGGCATGATCCGGCGCCTCAACGCCGAAGCCAGTGAGGACCGCAAATTCGCCACCGCCGACATGGTGGGGCAGGTCCAGCGCTGCCGCGATGAAGCCCATGTGAGTGGCCGGGCCGGCTTCGGCTCGATCGCGGACGTAACGGCGGTGCTGCTGCCCAACATGCCGGAAAGCCAGCCGCTGGCGATCGGCTTTGTCTATGAACCATCGGACCAGATCGACGCCGAGGGCTTGCTCGCCACCCTCAAGGACGCGGTGCGTCGCTGTGTCGAAGAGCCGGCCCCCGCATCGGTTTCGCCCCTGTTCGATGCCCGCCAGCCGCAGTTCGAGGTCAGCCATGGTTGA